AAATTTGCAACCGCGCGTACAAATGCCCCCCAAAATCATAAAGGTAGCATCACCGCAGTTGAAACATTCACCGCGATTGGGACATCGCGCCTCTACACATACAGTGTGTAAAGAGCGCACGTCTAATGAATTTTGCGCTTGCAAAGCGCGCTGAGAACGAAGGGCGGCCTTGTTTTTGCCGACCATTTCTTTTAACCATTGAGGAATTTGTGCCGTCATATTGATATAATTATAGTAAATATGAAAAAATTACTCCTTTTATTTTTAACGTTTTTTATTGCTTTTTGTGCGCAAGCGCAAGAAAAAGCAGCGGTTAGTTTGTCAGAAGCGGCAGAAACTTATTTTTCCGGCCACCCACAAACCGCTTTAGAGCAATATTTGCAAATTTCCAAAGAGAGCAAAGAAAAAGATGCTTTTTTAAATGCGGCCTATATTGAATTGGAACAAGGCCACCCCAAGCAAGCAGTAGATATTATGAGCGTGGCTTATTTGCTTTATCCGACTGATGCTGAAGTGACGGAATTTATGGCCGAAGCCTATTTGGCAGACGGCCAATATGAAAATGCTGAGAAATTTTTCTCATTATTAGAGGGCGGCGGAGAACGGTCCGAATTTTTACTTATTCACTTAGCCAGAGCACAGCTGGGTATGGGTGAAACTCAACTGGCCAAACTTAATTTACAAAGAGCCGCCAACGGCAATAATCATACCGCTTTGTCTAATTTTTTATTAGGACAAATTTACGAGAAAGAAACACAATGGCAGCAGGCAGCCGCTGCCTATGAAAAAGCGGTCAATTATGACCATCAGTTTACCGAAGCCCGCCTTGCTTGGGCACGTAGTTTGGAAAAAGCCAAAAATTATAATGAGGCTTATCGTCAATATCGCATTTTACGCTCTGCCAGCCCCAAAAATACCGTTTACAATGCCGCCCTTACGCGTCTAAAACCCAAACTTACCAAACAAGAAAAAGAGTTGGAAAACCGCAAAGAACGCCAACTGCACACCATTGTAAAGCCGGTTGTTTCGCTGGAAGGCAAATTACAAACCCTTCGTGTCGCCATCGGCACTACGGCCGGAGGAAGGCCTGCCACGCGCAACCAATTGACCTTTATCCCCTCCCACCCGTTTACAGTCACACTAAAAGCAACCGGCAAAACCTTGCTGATCGGCAAAGCCAAAGAAACTTGGAGTGTGCAACTAAATAAAGGGAAAGCAGTATTAGTATCTGCAAAAGGGAAGAAATATCCTTTTTCGGGCAGTATTATCATAACTGTAAAACCCCCCTCCTCGTTTGAGGGTGCTACCATTTTGGTGAAAAAAGTAATGA
This is a stretch of genomic DNA from Elusimicrobiaceae bacterium. It encodes these proteins:
- a CDS encoding SpoIID/LytB domain-containing protein, with the translated sequence MKKLLLLFLTFFIAFCAQAQEKAAVSLSEAAETYFSGHPQTALEQYLQISKESKEKDAFLNAAYIELEQGHPKQAVDIMSVAYLLYPTDAEVTEFMAEAYLADGQYENAEKFFSLLEGGGERSEFLLIHLARAQLGMGETQLAKLNLQRAANGNNHTALSNFLLGQIYEKETQWQQAAAAYEKAVNYDHQFTEARLAWARSLEKAKNYNEAYRQYRILRSASPKNTVYNAALTRLKPKLTKQEKELENRKERQLHTIVKPVVSLEGKLQTLRVAIGTTAGGRPATRNQLTFIPSHPFTVTLKATGKTLLIGKAKETWSVQLNKGKAVLVSAKGKKYPFSGSIIITVKPPSSFEGATILVKKVMSGAGMTWASVDDKEYRGQLEIKHDVKRATLLAINIVNIEEYLMGVMSSEMPKQFPMNALRAQAVLARTYAMKHLGKHKAYGYDLCDTQNCQVYGGVTAESETGNAAVESTMGQVLLYKEKPIESVFSANAGGFTQSAKEAGWYATDYLNPVSDYKDFDFTALQPYQFKNLLQHPHDAYSKYDKNVSRAAYRWTRVVEEKDLRQIIKRQKKDIGTITAIIPQKRGRSGYVSQVLVKGTKGSVTLKKENVIRNNLCPGMLRSSYFIVVPNYEDRKLKNFVFYGGGWGHGVGFCQTGAAGRAEAGQDYKEILQHYFPNTDLTDTRKE